One genomic segment of Chitinibacter sp. FCG-7 includes these proteins:
- a CDS encoding DUF2909 family protein — MRIVVIVLLLAILLALGQALLRLIRGASEPMWQMLAWRVGLSIALFVLLLLSRYFIH; from the coding sequence ATGAGAATTGTGGTCATTGTGCTCCTCCTTGCCATCTTGCTTGCCCTCGGGCAGGCCTTGCTGCGTTTGATTCGCGGTGCGTCCGAGCCAATGTGGCAGATGCTGGCCTGGCGCGTAGGACTGTCGATAGCGCTGTTTGTCTTGCTACTGCTTAGTCGCTATTTCATCCATTAG